Proteins found in one Miscanthus floridulus cultivar M001 chromosome 4, ASM1932011v1, whole genome shotgun sequence genomic segment:
- the LOC136549879 gene encoding uncharacterized protein isoform X2 — protein sequence MAAAHLFCSAPAASPAANPRPHPTRGRHAHRAIPSRGFFPCRASLSPDGSLAVLGPPSPRTAPPMRKPYLREHSCLIFPSPHGRRPLAVIKFLGGAFIGAVPEVTYGYLLELLAREGFLVVCVPYNVTFNHEAAAREVFQRFHACYDALLASGLPEAGLSARDIAELPLYSVGHSNGALLQLLVGSYFSEKIPKANAIVSFNNRPASEAVPYFEQIGPLFSQLMPMMEASPVYSVARNASGDAWKALFDLAGGFLREYDQEAMVSLSKFVDQLPSVMNQVTEGVSEFKPTPPENREFCKNSYSVPNTLLVKFSVDAIDDTDIVEDVLRSRVDSIGGQIKKVILSGTHLTPCIQDVKWQVGSEYTPADAIAQGLKSLALNETRVLSRTIADWFTSL from the exons ATGGCTGCGGCTCACCTCTTCTGCTCCGCACCGGCCGCCTCTCCCGCCGcgaacccccgcccccatcctACCCGTGGCCGTCACGCCCACCGGGCCATACCATCGAGAGGCTTCTTCCCCTGCCGCGCGTCGCTCAGCCCCGACGGCTCGCTGGCCGTGCTCGGGCCCCCCAGTCCCAGGACGGCGCCACCGATGAGGAAACCGTACCTGCGGGAGCACTCCTGCCTCATCTTCCCGTCCCCGCACGGCCGACGCCCTCTGGCGGTCATCAAGTTCCTCGGCGGCGCCTTCATCGGCGCCGTCCCCGAGGTCACCTACGG CTACCTGCTGGAGCTCCTGGCGCGGGAGGGCTTTCTGGTCGTGTGCGTGCCGTACAACGTCACCTTCAACCACGAGGCCGCCGCGCGAGAGGTCTTCCAGAGGTTCCATGCCTGCTACGACGCGCTCCTCGCATCGGGGCTCCCGGAGGCCGGCCTCAGCGCCCGGGACATCGCGGAGCTCCCACTCTACTCTGTCGGCCACAG CAACGGGGCACTGCTTCAGCTGCTGGTGGGAAGCTACTTCTCTGAAAAGATACCAAAG GCCAACGCCATTGTCTCATTCAACAATAGGCCGGCTTCGGAGGCTGTGCCTTACTTTGAACAG ATAGGGCCCCTTTTTAGTCAACTGATGCCTATGATGGAGGCCTCGCCTGTTTACTCGGTGGCCAGAAATGCATCAG GAGATGCATGGAAGGCTCTGTTTGATTTAGCTGGAGGTTTTTTACGTGAGTATGATCAAGAAGCTATGGTATCCCTGAGCAAATTTGTCGATCAGTTACCATCGGTAATGAATCAG GTTACAGAAGGTGTGTCTGAATTCAAACCAACACCACCTGAAAACCGTGAATTCTGCAAGAATTCCTACAGCGTACCCAATACATTATTG GTCAAATTCAGCGTAGATGCTATTGATGATACAGACATAGTTGAAGACGTCCTGAGATCCCGCGTTGACTCAATCGGTGGACAAATAAAGAAGGTCATACTGTCAGGAACACATCTAACTCCATGTATACAG GATGTCAAATGGCAAGTTGGTTCAGAATACACTCCAGCAGATGCCATTGCACAAGGATTGAAATCATTGGCTCTCAATGAAACAAGAGTCCTCTCAAGAACTATTGCTGATTGGTTTACATCCCTCTAA
- the LOC136549879 gene encoding uncharacterized protein isoform X1, whose translation MAAAHLFCSAPAASPAANPRPHPTRGRHAHRAIPSRGFFPCRASLSPDGSLAVLGPPSPRTAPPMRKPYLREHSCLIFPSPHGRRPLAVIKFLGGAFIGAVPEVTYGYLLELLAREGFLVVCVPYNVTFNHEAAAREVFQRFHACYDALLASGLPEAGLSARDIAELPLYSVGHSNGALLQLLVGSYFSEKIPKIGPLFSQLMPMMEASPVYSVARNASGDAWKALFDLAGGFLREYDQEAMVSLSKFVDQLPSVMNQVTEGVSEFKPTPPENREFCKNSYSVPNTLLVKFSVDAIDDTDIVEDVLRSRVDSIGGQIKKVILSGTHLTPCIQDVKWQVGSEYTPADAIAQGLKSLALNETRVLSRTIADWFTSL comes from the exons ATGGCTGCGGCTCACCTCTTCTGCTCCGCACCGGCCGCCTCTCCCGCCGcgaacccccgcccccatcctACCCGTGGCCGTCACGCCCACCGGGCCATACCATCGAGAGGCTTCTTCCCCTGCCGCGCGTCGCTCAGCCCCGACGGCTCGCTGGCCGTGCTCGGGCCCCCCAGTCCCAGGACGGCGCCACCGATGAGGAAACCGTACCTGCGGGAGCACTCCTGCCTCATCTTCCCGTCCCCGCACGGCCGACGCCCTCTGGCGGTCATCAAGTTCCTCGGCGGCGCCTTCATCGGCGCCGTCCCCGAGGTCACCTACGG CTACCTGCTGGAGCTCCTGGCGCGGGAGGGCTTTCTGGTCGTGTGCGTGCCGTACAACGTCACCTTCAACCACGAGGCCGCCGCGCGAGAGGTCTTCCAGAGGTTCCATGCCTGCTACGACGCGCTCCTCGCATCGGGGCTCCCGGAGGCCGGCCTCAGCGCCCGGGACATCGCGGAGCTCCCACTCTACTCTGTCGGCCACAG CAACGGGGCACTGCTTCAGCTGCTGGTGGGAAGCTACTTCTCTGAAAAGATACCAAAG ATAGGGCCCCTTTTTAGTCAACTGATGCCTATGATGGAGGCCTCGCCTGTTTACTCGGTGGCCAGAAATGCATCAG GAGATGCATGGAAGGCTCTGTTTGATTTAGCTGGAGGTTTTTTACGTGAGTATGATCAAGAAGCTATGGTATCCCTGAGCAAATTTGTCGATCAGTTACCATCGGTAATGAATCAG GTTACAGAAGGTGTGTCTGAATTCAAACCAACACCACCTGAAAACCGTGAATTCTGCAAGAATTCCTACAGCGTACCCAATACATTATTG GTCAAATTCAGCGTAGATGCTATTGATGATACAGACATAGTTGAAGACGTCCTGAGATCCCGCGTTGACTCAATCGGTGGACAAATAAAGAAGGTCATACTGTCAGGAACACATCTAACTCCATGTATACAG GATGTCAAATGGCAAGTTGGTTCAGAATACACTCCAGCAGATGCCATTGCACAAGGATTGAAATCATTGGCTCTCAATGAAACAAGAGTCCTCTCAAGAACTATTGCTGATTGGTTTACATCCCTCTAA